One genomic segment of Panicum virgatum strain AP13 chromosome 2N, P.virgatum_v5, whole genome shotgun sequence includes these proteins:
- the LOC120660875 gene encoding uncharacterized protein LOC120660875 — protein MVDVDHRMAGLAPAAHAAGLRRLSTRAAASASASPRHGLHSFHAVAAGVLAHLRAAGVAVLPGLNDAELARAEAEFGFAFPPDLRAVLALGVPSGPGFPDWRGRAGLRAAFDLPAAAASLQTARGALWPRGWGRRPADPDRALRLARSAIRRAPLLVPLFDRCYLPCRPGLAGNPVFFVADDRVLCCGLDLLHFFTRESSFQPTADHAVPSPLASPLSAGASTASCTRRSLDAVQAPRWIEFWSDAASDRRRRDSSSSESSTASSSSSSSSSGCPSPPRRSTPRWVDNYLDELGSMLKKGGWRDREVDEMVEVTASGLFDGEEAPAPDTEAVLDALVLKTDRCSDSLRRAGWTSEDVSDALGLDSRRGKHRSRAAALRIPPEIAARVQRLAQALAGP, from the coding sequence ATGGTGGACGTGGACCACCGGATGGCCGGGCTGGccccggcggcgcacgcggcgggGCTCCGCCGCCTgtccacgcgcgccgccgcgtcggcgtcCGCGTCGCCGCGCCACGGGCTGCACTCCTTCCACGCCGTGGCGGCGGGGGTGCTTGCCCACCTCCGCGCGGCCGGGGTCGCCGTCCTCCCGGGCCTCAACGACGCGGAGCTCGCCCGCGCCGAGGCCGAGTTCGGCTTCGCGTTCCCGCCCGACCTCCGCGCCGTCCTCGCCCTCGGCGTGCCCTCGGGCCCCGGGTTCCCGGACTGGCGGGGCCGCGCGGGCCTCCGCGCCGCGTTcgacctccccgccgccgcggcgtcgctgCAGACCGCGCGGGGCGCGCTGTGGCCGCGGGGCTGGGGGCGGCGGCCCGCCGACCCGGACCGCGCCCTGCGGCTCGCGCGCTCCGCCATccggcgcgcgccgctgctcgtGCCGCTCTTCGACCGCTGCTACCTGCCCTGCCGCCCCGGCCTCGCCGGGAACCCGGTCTTCTTCGTCGCCGACGACCGCGTGCTCTGCTGCGGCCTCGACCTGCTCCACTTCTTCACCCGCGAGTCGTCGTTCCAGCCGACGGCGGATCACGCCGTCCCCTCCCCGCTGGCATCCCCGCTCTCCGCCGGCGCGAGCACGGCGTCGTGCACGCGCCGGAGCCTCGACGCCGTCCAGGCCCCGCGCTGGATCGAGTTCTGGAGCGACGCCGcctccgaccgccgccgccgcgactccTCGTCCTCGGAATCCTCCACCGCCTCGtcatcctcctcgtcgtcctcgtcagGCTGCCCCTCGCCACCCCGGCGGTCGACGCCGCGGTGGGTCGACAACTACCTCGACGAGCTCGGGTCAATGCTGAAGAAAGGCGGCTGGAGGGACAGGGAAGTGGACGAGATGGTCGAGGTCACCGCCTCCGGCCTCTTCGACGGCGAGGAGGCCCCCGCGCCGGACACCGAGGCCGTCCTCGACGCGCTGGTCCTGAAGACGGACCGGTGCTCGGACTCGCTCCGGCGCGCCGGGTGGACCTCCGAGGACGTGTCGGACGCGCTGGGCCTCGACTCCCGGCGCGGCAAGCACCGCTCCCGGGCGGCCGCCTTGCGGATCCCGCCGGAGATCGCCGCCAGGGTCCAGCGCCTCGCGCAGGCGCTGGCGGGCCCCTGA
- the LOC120660877 gene encoding heat stress transcription factor B-1-like produces MESEAEAAAAGQPASSRQRAAGGPAPFLTKTHQMVEEASTDEVISWAEQGRSFVVWKPVDLARDLLPLHFKHCNFSSFVRQLNTYGFRKVVPDRWEFANDNFRRGEQALLSGIRRRKSTTPQPSKSGGGSAVVNVAFPPPLPPASGTTSGGGNERSSSSASSPPLADLTSENEQLKKDNRTLATELAQARRQCEELLGFLSRFLDVRQLDLGLLMQEDVRAAAGDAHHHHQQRRAAADPLERGGEEGKSVKLFGVLLQDAARKRGRCEEAAATERPIKMIRVGEPWVGVPSSGLGRFGGEN; encoded by the exons ATGGAATCGGaagcggaggccgcggcggcggggcagccgGCGTCGTCGAGGCagagggcggccggcgggcccGCGCCGTTCCTGACCAAGACGCACCAGATGGTGGAGGAGGCGTCGACGGACGAGGTGATCTCgtgggcggagcaggggcggtcCTTCGTGGTGTGGAAGCCCGTGGACCTGGCGCGCGACCTCCTCCCGCTCCACTTCAAGCACTGCAACTTCTCCTCCTTCGTCCGCCAGCTCAACACCTAC GGTTTCCGGAAGGTGGTGCCGGACCGGTGGGAGTTCGCGAACGACAACTTCCGGCGCGGCGAGCAAGCCCTCCTGTCCGGCATCCGTCGCCGCAAGTCCACCACGCCGCAGCCCTCCaagtccggcggcggcagcgccgtcGTGAACGTCGcgttcccgccgccgctgccccccgCGTCGGGCACCAcgtccggcggcggcaacgagcgcagctcctcctcggcgtcgtcgccgccgctggccgacCTCACCAGCGAGAACGAGCAGCTCAAGAAGGACAACCGCACGCTGGCGACCGAGCTGGCGCAGGCGCGCCGGCAGTGTGAGGAGCTGCTGGGCTTCCTCTCGCGGTTCCTCGacgtccgccagctcgaccttGGGCTCCTCATGCAGGAGGACgtccgggcggcggccggggacgcgcaccaccaccaccagcagcgccgcgcggcggccgacccgctggagcgcggcggcgaggaggggaaGAGCGTGAAGCTCTTCGGCGTTCTCCTCCAGGACGCCGCGAGGAAGAGGGGCCGgtgcgaggaggcggcggccaccgaGCGGCCCATCAAGATGATCAGGGTCGGCGAGCCGTGGGTCGGCGTGCCGTCGTCGGGCCTGGGCCGGTTCGGCGGTGAGAACTAA